A portion of the Calothrix sp. 336/3 genome contains these proteins:
- a CDS encoding TetR/AcrR family transcriptional regulator, with translation MEPSRRASIGLEKRERTRRKLIEAAYRVFARKEMDAVTIDEIIAEAAVARGTFYNYFQTREDVLKAVAASLSDDMNQKIWAQSVTIDDPAERMAIAIRQFLHQSIRDRTWGWVIVRIGLVAAPLSETIERGVMTDLQAGIRLNRFQIENEKAAIDLILGTGLMAMRSILEGHTQPDYPEHITKLILKTLGIGDAHAIAFKPLESPPS, from the coding sequence ATGGAACCATCACGTCGAGCATCAATTGGTTTGGAAAAGCGGGAGCGGACGCGAAGAAAACTGATTGAGGCAGCTTATCGGGTATTTGCACGCAAAGAGATGGATGCAGTTACTATTGATGAAATTATTGCGGAAGCGGCAGTGGCGAGGGGTACTTTCTATAATTATTTCCAAACAAGGGAGGATGTACTCAAGGCTGTTGCCGCATCGTTGAGCGATGACATGAATCAAAAAATTTGGGCACAATCTGTTACCATTGATGACCCAGCCGAAAGGATGGCGATCGCAATTCGTCAATTTTTACATCAGTCGATACGCGATAGGACTTGGGGGTGGGTGATTGTCCGAATTGGATTGGTGGCTGCCCCGTTAAGTGAAACAATCGAAAGGGGTGTAATGACGGATTTGCAGGCTGGTATCCGCTTAAACCGCTTTCAAATTGAGAACGAAAAAGCTGCCATCGATTTAATTCTGGGAACGGGACTGATGGCTATGCGTAGTATTCTTGAAGGACATACACAGCCTGATTATCCTGAACATATTACCAAATTGATTTTGAAGACATTGGGGATTGGGGATGCTCATGCGATCGCTTTCAAGCCTTTAGAATCGCCACCAAGTTAA
- a CDS encoding permease — protein MFDPFYPFDWLATQIVTQLLGLSISSHLGSSLHFFLYDVPKVLTLLIVISFIVGTFQSFLEPERVRSLLEGKRTFAGNILAAMVGIVTPFCSCSAVPLFIGFLEAGVPLGVTFSYLMAAPMVNEVAVILLWGLFGLNVTLIYIGFGVGLAIASGYIIGLLKLEKWVEPFVWELQKSRQAIPLEGEDNLETVALTWDKDLSKEDSNPAKLCDRCGSMWWVELRSVQGFMVMCRQILLPNMQVQIILLQCRSQ, from the coding sequence ATGTTCGATCCATTTTATCCATTTGATTGGTTGGCAACCCAGATTGTCACCCAACTCTTGGGATTGTCGATTTCATCGCATTTAGGGTCGAGTCTGCACTTCTTTCTTTATGATGTGCCAAAAGTCTTAACATTACTGATTGTAATTAGCTTTATTGTTGGGACATTTCAAAGTTTTTTAGAACCAGAGCGCGTTCGCTCTTTACTAGAAGGAAAGCGCACTTTTGCGGGAAATATTTTGGCGGCAATGGTAGGAATCGTTACACCATTCTGTTCTTGCTCTGCCGTTCCTTTGTTTATCGGCTTTTTGGAAGCAGGTGTACCTTTAGGCGTGACTTTTTCTTATCTGATGGCAGCACCAATGGTAAATGAGGTTGCTGTTATCCTTTTATGGGGATTATTTGGGTTGAATGTAACGCTAATCTACATCGGCTTTGGCGTGGGTTTAGCGATCGCTTCTGGATATATCATCGGACTCCTGAAATTGGAAAAATGGGTAGAACCATTTGTTTGGGAACTGCAAAAATCTCGTCAAGCAATACCTCTAGAAGGGGAAGACAACCTAGAAACGGTGGCGTTAACCTGGGACAAAGATTTGAGCAAGGAAGATTCCAATCCAGCGAAATTGTGCGATCGGTGTGGCTCTATGTGGTGGGTGGAATTGCGATCGGTGCAGGGATTCATGGTTATGTGCCGACAGATTTTATTACCCAATATGCAGGTGCAAATAATCCTTTTGCAGTGCCGATCGCAGTAA
- the mgtA gene encoding magnesium-translocating P-type ATPase, giving the protein MNPQLSTFWSLSTDQVLQQTHSKTSGLSRQDAKQRLSEYGANSLKQKHESSAWMLLLNQFKSPIILILIFAAVLSIFLKDVADAIIILAIVFISGLLGFWQERGASNAVEKLLALVQVKATVLRDGESQEIPTEEIVRGDIVVLCAGKNIPGDCLVLESKDLSVDEAALTGETYPVDKLSGVLPAETGLAQRTNSLYMGTNVISGTAIAVVVHTGKETEFGKVSERLKLRPPETEFEIGLGKFGYFLMEVTLILVVLIFVANVYLHRPVLESFLFSLALAVGLTPQLLPAIVSVNLARGAKKMAKKQVIVKRLPAIENFGSMNVFCTDKTGTLTEGEVKIHSAVDVEGKESDHVLLYAYLNAASESGYVNPIDAAIREYKTFDISGYQKLDEVPYDFNRKRLSILFKQESKHLIITKGALKNILDVCSNVETVEGKTIDIADQQQKLHQQAEDLGRKGFRALGVAYRDFNQDSFSKDDETNMTFLGYLALFDPPKAGIADTLKELQLLGITPKMITGDSKAVAMSIIQQVGLPQPKALTGSELEKLSDEALMHRVQQTNVFAEVEPNQKERIIIALKKAGNVVGYLGDGINDASALHAADVGISVESAVDVAKEAADIVLMEKDLNVLVEGVKEGRITFANTLKYVFMATSANFGNMFSMAGISLFLPFLPLLPSQILLTNLLTDFPELTIATDRVDRELVNKPRRMDIKFIRNFMIVFGLLSSIFDYLTFGALLLLLHAQPEQFRTGWFLESVISASLVVLVVRTRQSIFNSKPGKYLLMATLATIGVTIIIPWTPLARLFGFQPLPLSFVLVLGAIVVFYVTAAENVKRVFYNHVKF; this is encoded by the coding sequence ATGAATCCCCAACTCTCCACGTTTTGGAGCTTGTCCACGGATCAAGTGCTTCAGCAGACGCACTCTAAAACCTCTGGGTTAAGCCGTCAAGATGCCAAACAACGCCTGAGCGAGTACGGCGCAAACAGCCTCAAACAGAAACATGAATCCAGCGCATGGATGCTGTTGCTCAATCAGTTCAAGAGTCCGATTATCTTGATTCTGATTTTTGCGGCGGTGTTATCGATTTTTCTGAAAGATGTGGCAGATGCCATAATCATTTTGGCGATCGTCTTCATCAGTGGGCTATTAGGATTTTGGCAAGAGCGAGGAGCCTCGAATGCTGTCGAAAAATTATTGGCATTAGTGCAAGTTAAAGCAACTGTTTTGAGGGATGGGGAATCTCAAGAAATCCCCACTGAGGAAATAGTCAGGGGCGATATTGTGGTACTTTGTGCGGGTAAAAATATTCCGGGTGATTGTCTCGTTTTAGAGTCGAAAGATTTATCGGTGGATGAAGCAGCACTGACAGGAGAAACCTATCCAGTTGACAAGTTAAGTGGCGTATTACCTGCGGAAACTGGACTAGCCCAACGCACCAATTCCCTCTATATGGGAACCAATGTAATTAGTGGAACAGCGATCGCAGTAGTTGTTCATACTGGAAAAGAAACTGAATTCGGCAAAGTATCAGAACGGCTGAAACTCAGACCTCCCGAAACCGAATTTGAAATCGGATTGGGTAAGTTTGGCTACTTTCTCATGGAAGTAACACTAATTTTGGTAGTGCTAATTTTTGTCGCTAACGTCTATCTCCATCGCCCAGTACTGGAATCCTTTCTATTTTCTCTGGCGCTGGCGGTGGGTTTGACTCCTCAATTGTTACCTGCGATCGTCAGTGTTAACTTAGCTCGTGGTGCCAAGAAAATGGCGAAAAAGCAGGTGATTGTAAAGCGCTTACCTGCAATTGAAAACTTTGGCAGTATGAATGTGTTTTGCACCGATAAAACGGGGACGCTGACGGAAGGAGAGGTGAAAATTCACTCTGCGGTTGATGTGGAGGGGAAAGAAAGCGATCATGTTCTACTTTACGCTTATTTGAATGCCGCATCTGAGTCTGGTTATGTTAATCCCATTGATGCAGCGATTCGTGAATACAAAACCTTCGATATTTCTGGCTATCAAAAGCTAGATGAAGTGCCTTATGACTTTAACCGCAAACGTCTAAGCATCTTATTCAAGCAAGAAAGTAAGCATTTAATTATCACTAAAGGCGCACTGAAAAATATTCTGGATGTTTGCTCAAATGTTGAGACTGTTGAGGGGAAAACTATTGACATTGCAGATCAGCAACAAAAACTCCACCAACAGGCTGAAGACTTGGGAAGAAAGGGATTTAGAGCCTTGGGTGTGGCTTATCGCGATTTTAATCAAGATTCTTTCAGCAAAGACGATGAAACGAACATGACATTTCTCGGCTACCTGGCTCTGTTCGATCCGCCAAAAGCTGGCATTGCTGACACCCTCAAAGAGTTGCAACTGCTGGGAATCACCCCGAAGATGATTACCGGAGATAGCAAGGCGGTGGCGATGAGTATCATTCAGCAGGTAGGATTGCCTCAACCTAAGGCGTTGACAGGTTCCGAACTAGAAAAGCTCAGTGATGAAGCCTTGATGCATCGAGTACAGCAAACAAATGTCTTTGCCGAGGTAGAGCCAAACCAAAAAGAGCGCATCATTATCGCCCTCAAAAAAGCGGGGAATGTAGTCGGATATCTGGGAGACGGCATTAATGATGCCTCTGCACTTCATGCGGCTGATGTTGGCATCTCCGTTGAGAGTGCAGTTGATGTCGCTAAAGAAGCTGCTGATATTGTGTTGATGGAAAAGGATTTAAATGTCCTTGTCGAAGGTGTAAAGGAAGGACGGATTACATTTGCCAACACTTTAAAGTATGTATTTATGGCAACTAGCGCCAATTTTGGCAATATGTTTAGTATGGCGGGAATTTCTCTGTTTCTGCCCTTTTTGCCGCTTTTACCCAGTCAGATTTTGCTGACGAACCTCCTCACCGATTTCCCAGAATTAACGATCGCCACAGATCGGGTAGATAGGGAGTTAGTCAACAAACCTCGGCGGATGGATATCAAGTTTATCCGCAACTTTATGATTGTGTTTGGTTTGCTGAGTTCAATATTTGATTATCTCACCTTTGGGGCGCTGCTGTTGCTGCTACACGCTCAACCAGAACAGTTTAGAACAGGCTGGTTTTTGGAGTCTGTTATTTCTGCATCGCTGGTTGTGCTAGTCGTTCGTACCCGCCAATCCATTTTCAACAGTAAGCCAGGAAAATACTTGTTGATGGCAACCCTGGCGACTATCGGAGTGACAATAATCATTCCTTGGACACCGTTGGCAAGGCTATTCGGATTTCAACCATTGCCGTTGAGTTTTGTGCTAGTTCTGGGGGCGATCGTGGTGTTCTACGTGACTGCGGCTGAGAATGTTAAACGAGTTTTTTACAACCACGTAAAATTTTAG
- a CDS encoding permease has protein sequence MVGGIAIGAGIHGYVPTDFITQYAGANNPFAVPIAVILGVPLYANIAGVMPITEALVNKGMPMGTVLAFTMAVTALSLPEIVILKKVLRPQLLAVFVGLMTVGIISIGYIFNAIIN, from the coding sequence GTGGTGGGTGGAATTGCGATCGGTGCAGGGATTCATGGTTATGTGCCGACAGATTTTATTACCCAATATGCAGGTGCAAATAATCCTTTTGCAGTGCCGATCGCAGTAATTTTAGGTGTTCCACTGTATGCAAATATTGCAGGTGTAATGCCGATTACTGAAGCTTTAGTAAATAAAGGAATGCCTATGGGTACAGTTTTAGCTTTCACAATGGCAGTAACAGCACTATCTCTTCCTGAAATAGTGATTCTCAAAAAAGTGCTACGACCACAACTGTTAGCTGTATTTGTCGGGTTAATGACCGTTGGCATTATCAGCATCGGCTACATATTCAACGCCATAATTAATTGA
- a CDS encoding SWIM zinc finger domain-containing protein → MSTLPISEAIIRHNSNASSYSRGEDYYRRGAVYDVKKRGNLLQASVEGSEIKPYRVSVNFDAGGITLACCSCPYDYDGWCKHIVATLLTCTRASNAITERPTPEQLLDKLDHLQTQSLVQELLRKNPELIDDIDTFVSLLNSPPSNKKSPPPKRRSQIDVTPIRSQVRRILRDGLKELEYGSEEDPFTEELTTIIEQAQEFALQSDGTSAIAILEAITSTYAEEWDELAEYGGDCYSIAEPLDIAWTEAILCEDIPEAQATDLQVMLESWQDEIAADFGMSLEALKQGWNYEPLQQIMAGNNSVTLWQEDTRPDFADDLISIRLDFLERQNRYPEYLNLAFAEGMTQQYLTKLAALGRIDEAMSAAKTQMDNAETAFALAMVLRDDGYLSEALGIARSGLHLPGNCTYDFASWTSDFAQGMGDTATALNASMVAFEAKPSFRDYQKVENFAGEAWLQIKPDLLEILRESDNWYAKSAKVDIFLHEGLIDEAIATVSSDSYYASESLERVMDAAIPHRPDWVIVKARQIAEEIMNQGKADRYDNAVRWLKKVKAAYVQLGKQSQWSVYRAQLENIHGRKRKLMELFKGLNKV, encoded by the coding sequence ATGTCAACTCTACCTATCTCGGAAGCCATAATTCGCCATAACTCGAACGCTTCATCCTACAGTCGTGGTGAAGATTATTACCGCCGGGGAGCGGTATATGACGTGAAAAAACGTGGCAACTTGCTCCAAGCATCAGTAGAAGGTAGCGAGATTAAGCCCTATCGAGTCAGTGTAAACTTTGATGCCGGGGGAATCACTCTAGCCTGTTGCAGTTGTCCCTACGATTACGACGGTTGGTGCAAGCATATTGTCGCCACATTATTAACTTGTACCCGTGCATCCAATGCAATAACAGAACGTCCGACCCCCGAACAGCTATTAGATAAACTTGACCATTTACAAACTCAAAGTTTAGTTCAAGAATTATTGAGAAAAAACCCAGAATTAATCGATGACATCGATACCTTTGTCAGTTTGCTCAACTCCCCACCCAGCAATAAAAAATCCCCTCCCCCCAAACGTCGCAGTCAAATCGATGTGACACCGATTCGCTCCCAAGTACGGCGGATTTTGCGCGATGGATTAAAAGAATTAGAGTATGGCAGCGAAGAAGACCCATTTACCGAAGAATTGACCACAATTATCGAACAAGCCCAGGAATTTGCCCTGCAAAGTGATGGAACTAGCGCCATTGCCATCCTCGAAGCCATCACATCAACCTACGCAGAAGAATGGGACGAATTAGCAGAATACGGTGGTGATTGTTATTCAATTGCCGAACCTCTCGATATTGCCTGGACAGAAGCAATTTTGTGCGAAGATATACCCGAAGCCCAGGCGACCGATTTGCAAGTGATGTTGGAATCCTGGCAAGATGAGATTGCCGCAGATTTCGGTATGAGTCTAGAAGCATTAAAGCAGGGTTGGAACTACGAACCACTACAACAAATCATGGCAGGTAATAATTCCGTAACGCTTTGGCAAGAAGATACACGTCCGGATTTTGCCGATGATTTAATATCGATACGCTTGGATTTCCTGGAACGCCAAAATCGCTACCCAGAGTATTTAAATCTAGCCTTTGCCGAAGGAATGACGCAGCAATATCTCACCAAACTAGCAGCTTTAGGAAGAATTGACGAAGCCATGTCTGCGGCAAAAACCCAGATGGATAACGCCGAAACTGCCTTTGCTCTAGCTATGGTATTGCGGGACGATGGATACTTGTCAGAAGCACTGGGAATTGCAAGATCGGGATTGCATTTACCTGGAAATTGCACCTACGATTTTGCCTCTTGGACGAGTGATTTTGCCCAAGGGATGGGAGATACTGCCACTGCGCTAAATGCCAGTATGGTTGCGTTTGAAGCTAAACCATCGTTTCGAGATTATCAGAAAGTAGAGAACTTCGCAGGGGAAGCATGGTTGCAAATCAAACCAGACTTACTGGAGATTCTGCGGGAGTCGGACAACTGGTATGCAAAGAGTGCCAAAGTTGATATTTTTCTCCATGAAGGGCTAATTGATGAGGCTATAGCAACTGTTAGCAGCGATAGTTATTATGCCTCGGAGTCATTGGAGCGAGTCATGGATGCAGCCATCCCCCACCGTCCTGACTGGGTAATTGTCAAAGCACGACAAATTGCCGAAGAAATTATGAATCAAGGAAAAGCCGATCGCTATGACAATGCGGTTCGATGGTTGAAAAAAGTTAAAGCTGCTTACGTACAATTGGGTAAACAATCCCAATGGTCTGTCTATCGTGCACAATTGGAAAACATCCACGGACGCAAGCGTAAACTGATGGAATTATTCAAAGGGCTAAATAAAGTATAG
- a CDS encoding phosphoketolase: MTISPSKPKSSDVKQDKSAPLSTEELYQINAYWRACNYLALGMIYLQDNPLLKQPLKPGHIKNRLLGHWGSSPGLSFIYVHLNRLIKKYNLDVIYIAGPGHGAPGILGPTYLEGTYSEVYPDKSQDEEGMLKFFKQFSFPGGIGSHCTPETPGSIHEGGELGYSLSHAYGAAFDNPDLIVTAVIGDGEAETGPLATAWHSNKFINPIRDGAVLPILHLNGYKIANPTILARISHEELEDLFKGYGYTPYFVEGHDPAQVHQLMAATLETVILEIKKIQTEARISGVAKRPRWPMIVLRTPKGWTAPAEIDGHKLEGFWRSHQVPITDVTTNPDHLKILEQWMKSYQPEELFDEHGSLIPELKKLAPIGNRRISANPVANGGILRKELRLPDFRNNAVEVSKPGAVEVENTKPLGNFLRDIMRNNMTNFRIFGPDETASNRLSAVYEVSEKTWLADILPEDADGSELSTDGRVMEMLSEHNLFGWLEGYLLSGRHGFFHSYEAFAHVVDSMFNQHAKWLEISKNEVAWRSPISSENILLSSTVWRQDNNGFSHQDPGFIDLVTNKSANVTRIYLPPDANCLLSVADHCLRSTNYVNVIVADKQKHLQFLSIEEAIAHCTKGIGIWEWASNDHHGQEPDLPDVVMVSCGDVVTMEALAATAILRDEFPDLKVRFINVVDLYKLQPDTEHPHGLSDWDFDSLFTTDKPVIFNFHGYPWLIHKLAYRRTNHENIHVRGYKEKGSINTPLELAINNQVDRFNLVIDVIDRVPMLGSAAVYVRERMKNEIINNRNYAHKHGIDKPEILNWKWPY, from the coding sequence ATGACTATTTCTCCTTCTAAGCCAAAGTCTTCAGATGTGAAACAAGACAAATCTGCTCCACTTAGTACTGAAGAACTGTATCAAATAAATGCTTACTGGCGTGCTTGCAACTATCTAGCTCTAGGCATGATCTATTTGCAAGATAATCCACTGCTCAAACAACCCCTCAAGCCAGGACACATCAAAAATCGTTTGTTAGGACACTGGGGTTCAAGTCCCGGTTTAAGCTTTATTTACGTCCATCTCAACCGTTTAATCAAGAAATATAATTTGGATGTGATTTACATCGCAGGCCCCGGTCATGGCGCTCCGGGCATTCTTGGGCCGACATACTTAGAAGGAACCTATTCTGAGGTTTATCCTGATAAGAGCCAGGACGAGGAAGGTATGCTGAAGTTTTTCAAACAGTTCTCCTTTCCTGGTGGAATTGGTAGTCACTGCACACCTGAAACTCCTGGCTCGATTCACGAAGGCGGCGAGTTAGGTTACAGCCTCTCCCACGCTTACGGCGCTGCTTTTGATAACCCGGATTTGATTGTGACAGCAGTTATTGGTGACGGGGAAGCAGAAACAGGCCCTCTGGCAACAGCTTGGCATTCCAATAAATTTATCAACCCCATTCGGGATGGTGCAGTTTTACCAATCTTGCATTTGAATGGCTACAAGATTGCTAACCCCACCATCCTAGCCCGCATCAGCCACGAGGAACTAGAGGACTTATTCAAGGGGTATGGCTATACACCTTACTTTGTGGAAGGGCATGATCCAGCGCAAGTGCATCAATTGATGGCAGCAACCCTAGAAACAGTGATTTTGGAAATCAAAAAAATTCAAACCGAAGCTAGGATTTCAGGTGTTGCCAAGCGTCCTCGTTGGCCGATGATTGTCCTTCGCACCCCCAAAGGCTGGACTGCGCCGGCAGAAATAGACGGTCATAAATTAGAGGGATTTTGGCGATCGCACCAAGTACCAATCACAGATGTAACGACTAATCCTGACCATCTGAAGATTTTAGAACAATGGATGAAAAGTTACCAGCCAGAGGAATTATTTGATGAGCATGGTAGTCTGATTCCCGAACTCAAAAAGCTAGCTCCGATTGGTAATCGCCGCATCAGTGCCAATCCCGTTGCTAACGGTGGAATTCTGCGGAAAGAATTGCGCCTACCCGACTTCCGCAACAATGCAGTTGAGGTATCCAAACCAGGTGCAGTTGAGGTGGAAAACACTAAGCCTCTAGGGAACTTCTTGCGAGATATCATGCGTAATAACATGACTAATTTCCGCATATTCGGCCCAGATGAAACCGCTTCCAATCGACTCAGTGCTGTCTACGAAGTGAGCGAGAAAACCTGGTTGGCAGATATTCTGCCTGAAGATGCAGATGGTAGCGAACTATCTACCGATGGGCGAGTGATGGAAATGCTCAGTGAACATAACCTGTTCGGCTGGCTGGAAGGCTATCTTTTATCTGGGCGACATGGTTTCTTCCACAGCTACGAAGCTTTTGCTCACGTTGTTGACTCTATGTTTAACCAGCACGCCAAGTGGCTGGAAATCAGCAAAAATGAAGTTGCTTGGCGATCGCCGATTTCTTCTGAGAATATCTTACTATCCTCTACTGTTTGGCGACAAGACAACAACGGTTTTAGCCATCAAGATCCAGGATTCATAGATTTGGTGACGAATAAGAGTGCCAATGTTACCCGGATTTATCTACCTCCCGATGCTAACTGTCTACTTTCTGTAGCTGATCATTGCCTACGTAGTACCAATTACGTCAACGTCATCGTTGCAGATAAGCAAAAACACCTCCAGTTTCTCAGCATAGAAGAAGCGATCGCCCATTGCACTAAAGGCATCGGCATCTGGGAATGGGCAAGCAACGACCATCATGGGCAAGAACCTGATCTCCCCGATGTCGTCATGGTATCTTGCGGAGATGTTGTGACTATGGAAGCCTTAGCGGCAACTGCCATCTTAAGAGATGAGTTTCCTGATCTCAAGGTGCGGTTTATTAATGTTGTTGATCTGTACAAGTTGCAACCAGATACAGAACATCCACATGGACTATCAGACTGGGATTTCGATAGTCTTTTTACCACAGATAAGCCTGTTATTTTCAACTTCCACGGCTATCCCTGGCTGATTCACAAACTGGCTTACCGTCGCACTAACCATGAAAATATTCATGTGCGTGGTTACAAGGAAAAGGGCAGCATTAACACACCACTTGAGTTAGCTATCAACAACCAAGTTGATCGGTTCAATCTGGTGATTGACGTGATTGATCGGGTTCCGATGCTGGGTTCTGCTGCTGTCTATGTTAGAGAGCGGATGAAGAACGAAATTATTAACAACCGCAATTATGCTCACAAGCACGGTATAGATAAGCCAGAAATCCTCAACTGGAAGTGGCCTTACTAA
- a CDS encoding rhodanese-like domain-containing protein gives MMTKKLIQTILLGFAMCFYLLVGIEQNLALAATLIQAESISQAKMQTQSEPRNLESGVDSFLTSIPAGYYTIATVEELKSLLNKSQPMLVDVRETSEYQSGHIPNAINIPLRTLSHNLNQIPRDHPVVLYCSSGYRSAMGVMTLHLLGYENVQGFPPSFAGWKNAKEAIV, from the coding sequence ATGATGACTAAAAAACTAATTCAGACCATATTGCTAGGATTTGCTATGTGTTTTTATCTCTTGGTTGGTATTGAACAAAACCTAGCTTTAGCAGCAACTCTCATACAGGCTGAATCAATCTCTCAAGCAAAGATGCAAACTCAGTCTGAACCCCGCAATCTGGAATCGGGAGTTGATAGTTTTCTCACTTCGATTCCCGCAGGTTATTACACGATCGCCACTGTCGAAGAGTTAAAAAGCCTGTTAAATAAGTCTCAGCCCATGTTAGTAGATGTGCGAGAAACCTCTGAGTATCAATCTGGACATATACCTAACGCAATTAACATTCCCCTGCGAACCCTGTCGCACAATCTGAATCAAATTCCGCGCGATCACCCTGTGGTGCTGTACTGTTCCTCTGGTTATCGATCAGCAATGGGGGTAATGACACTGCACCTATTAGGCTATGAGAATGTACAAGGTTTCCCACCTAGCTTTGCCGGCTGGAAAAACGCAAAAGAAGCGATCGTCTAA
- a CDS encoding thioredoxin family protein produces the protein MNSIKIEILGTGCKKCQQLEANAKEAVTNLNLIAEVSHITDPIEIAKRGVMSTPAMTINGKVVSKGQVISAEQIQPLLQR, from the coding sequence ATGAATTCCATCAAGATTGAAATTTTGGGTACAGGCTGCAAAAAGTGCCAACAGTTAGAGGCAAATGCTAAAGAAGCTGTAACTAATCTCAATTTAATTGCTGAAGTTTCACATATTACCGACCCAATCGAAATTGCTAAACGAGGTGTGATGTCTACTCCCGCCATGACAATCAATGGCAAAGTTGTCAGCAAAGGTCAAGTAATCAGTGCCGAACAAATTCAGCCCTTATTGCAGCGTTAA
- a CDS encoding glycosyltransferase, with product MRIAIIAMGSLGDVQPYIALGKGLKEAGYWVRLVTHENFAELVNSHGLEFCPVRGDIQSIAESKEMRELLEKGNFLAITSYTAKQAQQAAIDWANDGIVACEGMDLLIVGVGGLYLGLALAEKLHLPLLQAYVFPFTPTKAFPSVLFPQSLSQFGGWFNYLSHHLTRQIMWQGFRTGDRLMRQQVLGLKAASFWGAYKSEILQQYPIIYGFSPSVIPKPSDWRNTHVTGYWFLDSAPDWQPPSALMEFLESGSPPIYIGFGSMSSKNPQETTALVLEALEQTQQRAILLSGWGGLGTKNLPNTVFPIDSIPHSWLFPRVAAVVHHGGAGTTSAGLRAGIPTIIIPYFGDQGFWGERVTQLGVGVKPIPRKQLTARKLAEAIQQVLTDADMRQRAANLGARIQAEEGIIGAVAVIEEIRKNVTYG from the coding sequence GTGCGTATCGCAATAATTGCTATGGGAAGTTTGGGGGATGTTCAACCTTATATTGCTTTGGGAAAAGGTTTGAAGGAAGCTGGTTATTGGGTGCGACTCGTAACCCATGAAAACTTTGCAGAACTGGTGAATTCCCACGGATTAGAATTCTGCCCTGTTCGCGGTGATATACAATCGATTGCAGAAAGCAAGGAAATGCGGGAGCTTTTGGAGAAAGGAAATTTCCTGGCGATTACTTCGTACACAGCAAAACAAGCCCAACAGGCAGCAATTGATTGGGCTAATGACGGTATAGTTGCCTGTGAGGGAATGGATTTGTTGATTGTGGGAGTTGGGGGACTGTACTTGGGACTTGCCCTCGCAGAGAAGTTGCACCTGCCATTGCTACAAGCCTACGTTTTTCCTTTTACACCCACAAAAGCCTTTCCGAGTGTGCTTTTTCCCCAATCTCTATCCCAGTTTGGAGGTTGGTTTAATTATTTATCCCACCATTTGACCAGACAAATAATGTGGCAGGGATTTCGGACAGGCGATCGCTTGATGCGACAGCAAGTGCTGGGTTTAAAAGCTGCCTCATTTTGGGGAGCATACAAGAGTGAAATTCTACAGCAATACCCAATTATCTATGGTTTCAGCCCGTCGGTAATCCCTAAACCATCAGATTGGCGTAATACCCATGTGACTGGCTATTGGTTTTTGGATTCAGCACCAGATTGGCAACCACCCTCAGCTTTGATGGAGTTTCTGGAAAGTGGCTCACCTCCTATTTATATCGGGTTTGGCAGTATGAGTAGTAAAAACCCGCAAGAGACTACCGCACTTGTTCTGGAAGCGCTGGAGCAAACTCAACAACGTGCTATTCTGCTCTCTGGTTGGGGCGGTTTGGGTACAAAAAATTTACCCAATACGGTTTTTCCGATAGATTCAATACCTCACTCCTGGCTATTCCCCCGCGTTGCAGCTGTTGTGCATCATGGTGGTGCGGGGACAACATCTGCTGGTCTTCGGGCTGGAATTCCGACAATTATTATTCCTTACTTTGGAGACCAAGGTTTTTGGGGAGAGCGTGTAACTCAATTAGGGGTTGGAGTCAAACCGATTCCACGCAAACAACTGACAGCACGAAAACTTGCAGAAGCGATTCAACAGGTTTTGACAGATGCAGATATGCGTCAACGTGCAGCGAATCTGGGAGCGAGAATTCAAGCTGAAGAGGGAATTATAGGTGCAGTTGCTGTCATTGAGGAAATCAGAAAAAATGTGACATATGGCTAA